The following are encoded together in the Pseudomonas sp. IB20 genome:
- a CDS encoding type II toxin-antitoxin system HicA family toxin, giving the protein MSKNEKLLAKLLNEHMAFTWPELVTLLHRLGYTQIEGAGSRVKFDIGDPSAMITLHRPHPGNELKHYIRRQIIEQLKSGELIQ; this is encoded by the coding sequence GTGTCCAAAAATGAAAAGCTGCTCGCCAAACTGCTCAATGAGCACATGGCCTTTACTTGGCCAGAGCTCGTAACGCTGCTGCATCGTCTTGGCTACACACAGATTGAAGGGGCTGGAAGCCGGGTCAAATTCGACATCGGCGACCCCAGTGCAATGATCACCTTGCACAGGCCTCACCCCGGCAACGAACTGAAACATTACATTCGGCGCCAGATCATCGAACAATTGAAATCAGGAGAACTGATTCAGTGA
- a CDS encoding type II toxin-antitoxin system HicB family antitoxin, whose protein sequence is MNNQLKHNGYIGSIEASLEDNCLFGKVLFIKALVSYEGKTVAELDAAFREAVDDYLATCHTLGQTPEKPCKGSFNVRVGHDLHLAAALAAARKKVTLNDLTRQALDEFLQHHSADAYPAVG, encoded by the coding sequence GTGAACAACCAACTGAAACACAACGGCTACATCGGCTCTATCGAAGCCAGCCTCGAAGACAATTGCCTGTTTGGCAAAGTGCTGTTTATCAAGGCGCTGGTCAGCTATGAGGGTAAAACGGTCGCAGAGCTGGACGCGGCCTTTCGTGAGGCGGTAGACGACTATCTCGCTACATGCCACACCCTTGGGCAGACACCGGAGAAGCCGTGCAAGGGTTCATTCAACGTGCGGGTCGGCCATGACCTGCATCTGGCTGCGGCCCTGGCGGCGGCCCGTAAGAAAGTGACGCTCAATGACCTGACACGCCAGGCGCTGGATGAGTTTTTGCAACATCACAGCGCGGATGCCTACCCTGCGGTTGGCTGA